Sequence from the Gemmatimonadaceae bacterium genome:
TCAACATGGAAATCAAGCGTGCGCAGGATACCGATGCCAAGTCCCTCGACGCCGCGTTGTCGGCATTGCCGATGATGGCCGATCGCAGAGTGGTCGTGATTCGTGATGCCAGCGCGCTTAAGAAGGACGTGCGGAAGGTGATGGACCGGTACCTGTCGAAGCCGTCTCCTGATGTCCTGCTGCTTCTTGTAGAGACGTCCGGTGGAAAGACAGAAAAGGACTTGGCCAAAAACTCGACTTCCCTGGAATTCGATTTTCTGACGGCAGACGAGATTCCAAAATGGATCGCACATTATGCGTCCACCCAATTTCAGATGCGAATATCGGCTGAGGCGACAGAGCTTCTGCAAAGCGCAGTGGGAACTGACCTGCACCAGCTTGTCGCAGAGCTGGACAAGCTTGCGAGCTTTGTTCAGGGCCATGAGATCGTGGAGTCGGACGTGACCGCGGTGGTAGGGGTGCGTCGTGGCGAAACGATGGCGGATTTTCTTGACGAAATTGCGCGTCGCAACGTGCCGCGGGCACTCGAGCTCGTGCCGCAGATTCTCAGTCAGCCGAAGACAACGGCCGTGTCGCTGGTAATGGCCCTGGCGACGCAGACAATCGCGTTGGCGTGGGGTCGGGCGAGACGGAATGAAGGGTTGTCGCAGAGCAGGCTGCAGAGCGAATACTTCGGATTCCTCAAGCAGTCCGGATCAGCTTTTACCGGGAGGCCGTGGGGATCCGCCGTCGCGGCCTGGACAGGGGCGGTGGATCGATGGAACGAACAGTCTTTAGGGCGCGCGCTCGATTCTCTTCTTGAGGCGGACATAGCGCTCAAGGAAACAAGGTTCTCGTCCGAGGAGCAGGTCATGGCGACGCTAGTCCTGTCAATGTGTGTGGACGACGAACGCAGCATCGCGGCATAACGCAGTGAGGACAGTGAAAATGTCGAGAATGTTCTGGTGTGGAGCGATCCTGGCACTATGCCCGGTCGTCGCGACGGCGCAGGGAACCACCGGTCTGAATCCTGTCTACAGGAGGGCGCAGACGATGGTGAATGATGGAAATGCCGCGCAGGGACGCGCACTCGTGGACTCGATGATTGCGGTCACTGCTCCGGGATCCAACAATTACGCTGAAGGCATCTACTGGCGTGCGGTGCTTGCAGCGACCGCGGCCGACGCGGAGATGGATTACAAGCGGATCGTGGTGGATTACCCACTTTCGCCAAGGGTCGAGGACGCGCTGATCCGGCTCGCGCAGCTGGAGATCGCGCGCGCGAACTACGATGGTGCACTGCGGCACCTGAATCGCCTGGCTACGGAACATCCCCAGAGTCCGGTACGGGCACGTGCCGCCTACTGGATGGCGCGAGCCATGTTCGAGAAAAACGATGTTCAAGGCGGATGCAGCGCGACCGCTGATGCTCTCGGGCGCACGAGTGAAGACGATGCCGAGCTGCGGAATCAGATCAACTATCTGAACCAGCGGTGTGCAGGCGTGGTACTGGCGGGGCCGGCACTGTCACCGCCGGCTTCTGTAGCCACTGCTTCCGTAACGGCAGATCCGGGTACGGCTCCAGTTGCGGCGGACAGTACGAAGGTCGCGGTCACAGCGCCCGTCGCAGCCACTCCCGAACCGGTAAAAGTAACGCCACCCCGACAGCAGGTATCGCAGCCTTCTGCAAAGCCACGTGATACCGAGCCGAGCATGATTGAGCCGAGCGCTGCGCTGGCGAGGGGCAATCGCGGTTACTCGGTTCAGGTTGCGGCCTACAACGTGAAGTCGCAGGCGGACGCGATGGTCGCCAAACTGAAGAAGAGCGGCTACGAAGCGCGCGTAGATGGAACCAGCGCGCCGTTCAGGGTTCGCATCGGCAGGTACGCGACACAGGCGCAAGCGAGCGCCGTCCAGCGGTCACTCAAGGCGAAGCAAATAACCGGGTTCGTTGTACAGGCCAACACCCGGTGAGCCGCGCCACATCAACACCGTTGATGCAGCAGTACCGGGAAATCAAGGATCGGCATCAGAATGCGATCCTGTTTTTCCGGATGGGTGATTTCTACGAGATGTTTTATGAGGATGCGGAGATCGCATCGCGCGCCCTTGGCTTGACTCTGACCTCGAGGAACAACGGCGGAGCCGCTGAAGTCCCACTCGCCGGAGTGCCGGTGAAAGCGGCTGCCGAATATCTGCGACGCCTGGTGCAGCAGGGATTCCGCGTCTCGATCTGCGAGCAGACCGAAGATCCCCGACAGGCAAAAGGAATAGTGCGGCGCGAAGTAATCGAGACGATAACACCCGGTGCGGCGTTTGCGGACGATCTGCTCGATCGTGCACGGAACAACTTCCTGTGTGCGGTTTTTCCGGCGGACGAGGAAGTTGGAATCGCGGCAGCCGACCTGTCAACGGGCGAGCTGCGACTGATAGTGACCGCATCCGGTGACACCGACGCCGTGTTGTCACGTCTCTCTCCGCGGGAAATCCTCGTTGCGCGCGGACTGAGTCCGGCAATGAAGCTGGTGCAGCAGAGCCACGACGAAGGAGCTCTTGTTACGGAGCGTGAGCCGTGGGAGTTCGATGCGGCACTTGCGTCGAGTGACCTGGCCAGGCATTTCGGCGTTGCGTCGGTGGAAGGGCTTGGTGTTGGTGAAAAGGATGCGCCAGCGCTAGCCGCGGCCGGCGCGCTCATGCGATACATGCATGAGCTTCAGCCGGGAGGCGTGCCGCATCTTTCGCGTCCGACGATGGAGCGTCCGGGAGGCACCATGCCGCTGGACGAAATGACGCGGCGGAATCTGGAGCTTGTAGAGTCTCTACGTGGTGGCGACACTGGCGGGACACTATTGTCAGTGCTGGATAGGACGCTTACCCCAATGGGATCGCGTCTTCTCCGGCAATGGATACTTACGCCGCTGACGAATTGTAGAGAGATCGACGCACGTCTCGACGCTGTCGCTGCGTTTGCACGGGATCCGATAGGACGGGAAGCTCTGCGTACGGCGCTCGACGGTGTCCGTGACATCGAGCGCCTGGCCAGCAAGGCGGCAGTGGGTCGTGGGACACCGCGCGATCTTCGCGCGCTGGGTGATTCCATCGCCAGACTGCCGGACGTGTACGCCGTGCTGGAGAAGCTGGCAGGAACCACGGGGGTCGCATTGGGGCCGCTTTCCAAGGTAATGGAGCGATGGGACGCATGTGCTGATCTCGCCGCCGACATCATCGCGACGATTGTGGAGCGGCCACCGATCGTGATGGGCGAAGAGATCTGCATTCACAACGGAGTGGATACCAGGCTCGATGAATGGCGCTCGCTGCGTGACGGCGGAAAGGACGCGATCGCGCGCATTCAGATGGAAGAGCGGGCGCGCACCGGGATCAATTCCCTCAAAGTGGGCTACAATCGGGTGTTCGGATACTTCATCGAAGTGACGAACGCCAATGCCCATCTCGTGCCTGGCGACTATCAACGCAGGCAGACGCTCACGGGGGCGGAACGATACGTCACTCCGGCGTTGAAGGAGCACGAAGAAAAAGTTCTTACAGCTGCGGAACGAATCGAAGAGCGCGAGCGTGAGCTCTTCGAAGCGCTCAGAAAAAGAACTGGAGCACAGATCCGCAGGCTGCAATGCGCGGCGCAGATCACTGCGGAACTCGACGTTCTCTCGACGTTTGCCGAAGTGGCCGAGCGTGAGGGTTACGTGCGTCCGGTGATAACCGATGGCTTCGATCTCGTGATTACCGGCGGCCGACATCCGGTGGTGGAGCGGATGATGGCGAGGGAGAAATTCATTCCCAACAACGTGGGACTGCCGGAATCGGCAAGGATGATCATTCTTACCGGACCGAACATGTCCGGCAAATCCACGATCCTGCGACAGATCGGGCTGATCGTGCTAATGGCGCAAATCGGGAGCTTCGTTCCTGCAGCAGCAGCGGAAATTGGCGTGGTAGATCGGCTCTTTACACGGGTGGGGGCGAGCGACAACCTTGTGCGCGGTCAGTCCACGTTCATGGTGGAGATGTCGGAAACGAGTGCGATCCTCCACACGGCGACGCAGAGGAGCCTGGTGCTGCTGGACGAAATCGGGCGTGGCACGTCGACATACGACGGGGTGTCAATCGCATGGTCGG
This genomic interval carries:
- the holA gene encoding DNA polymerase III subunit delta, producing MSATAPKTLSDALKRGTFDGAYYICGEDDFQKEDAMRQLIEAAVEPAMLDFNMEIKRAQDTDAKSLDAALSALPMMADRRVVVIRDASALKKDVRKVMDRYLSKPSPDVLLLLVETSGGKTEKDLAKNSTSLEFDFLTADEIPKWIAHYASTQFQMRISAEATELLQSAVGTDLHQLVAELDKLASFVQGHEIVESDVTAVVGVRRGETMADFLDEIARRNVPRALELVPQILSQPKTTAVSLVMALATQTIALAWGRARRNEGLSQSRLQSEYFGFLKQSGSAFTGRPWGSAVAAWTGAVDRWNEQSLGRALDSLLEADIALKETRFSSEEQVMATLVLSMCVDDERSIAA
- a CDS encoding SPOR domain-containing protein, whose amino-acid sequence is MSRMFWCGAILALCPVVATAQGTTGLNPVYRRAQTMVNDGNAAQGRALVDSMIAVTAPGSNNYAEGIYWRAVLAATAADAEMDYKRIVVDYPLSPRVEDALIRLAQLEIARANYDGALRHLNRLATEHPQSPVRARAAYWMARAMFEKNDVQGGCSATADALGRTSEDDAELRNQINYLNQRCAGVVLAGPALSPPASVATASVTADPGTAPVAADSTKVAVTAPVAATPEPVKVTPPRQQVSQPSAKPRDTEPSMIEPSAALARGNRGYSVQVAAYNVKSQADAMVAKLKKSGYEARVDGTSAPFRVRIGRYATQAQASAVQRSLKAKQITGFVVQANTR
- the mutS gene encoding DNA mismatch repair protein MutS, whose protein sequence is MSRATSTPLMQQYREIKDRHQNAILFFRMGDFYEMFYEDAEIASRALGLTLTSRNNGGAAEVPLAGVPVKAAAEYLRRLVQQGFRVSICEQTEDPRQAKGIVRREVIETITPGAAFADDLLDRARNNFLCAVFPADEEVGIAAADLSTGELRLIVTASGDTDAVLSRLSPREILVARGLSPAMKLVQQSHDEGALVTEREPWEFDAALASSDLARHFGVASVEGLGVGEKDAPALAAAGALMRYMHELQPGGVPHLSRPTMERPGGTMPLDEMTRRNLELVESLRGGDTGGTLLSVLDRTLTPMGSRLLRQWILTPLTNCREIDARLDAVAAFARDPIGREALRTALDGVRDIERLASKAAVGRGTPRDLRALGDSIARLPDVYAVLEKLAGTTGVALGPLSKVMERWDACADLAADIIATIVERPPIVMGEEICIHNGVDTRLDEWRSLRDGGKDAIARIQMEERARTGINSLKVGYNRVFGYFIEVTNANAHLVPGDYQRRQTLTGAERYVTPALKEHEEKVLTAAERIEERERELFEALRKRTGAQIRRLQCAAQITAELDVLSTFAEVAEREGYVRPVITDGFDLVITGGRHPVVERMMAREKFIPNNVGLPESARMIILTGPNMSGKSTILRQIGLIVLMAQIGSFVPAAAAEIGVVDRLFTRVGASDNLVRGQSTFMVEMSETSAILHTATQRSLVLLDEIGRGTSTYDGVSIAWSVSEHLHDVVKCKTVFATHYHELTQLTDELVAACNYSVEVKEAGDQVLFLYRLVAGGADRSYGIEVGRLAGLPTVVLERARKLLALFEGEQIVSALGGRSHRKTGPEGAEKEQGGSGEDGTMGSDQLGLFASAHHPVVAELRKVDPDSMTPLEALTLLNRLVSRARQG